One window of the Magnolia sinica isolate HGM2019 chromosome 19, MsV1, whole genome shotgun sequence genome contains the following:
- the LOC131234828 gene encoding galactinol synthase 1: MAPEVPVGTFAGNAKVATLNAGYSKRAYVTFLAGTGDYVKGVVGLAKGLRKVKSAYPLVVAILPDVPEDHRQILRSQGCIVREIQPIYPPENQIQFAMAYYVINYSKLRIWDFEEYSKMMYLDADIQVFENIDHLFDAADGYFYAVMDCFCEKTWSHSRQYSIGYCQQCPDKVTWPTEMGVPPPLYFNAGMFVFEPSRLTYDSLLETLKITPPTPFAEQDFLNMFFQHMYKPIPLIYNLVLAMLWRHPENVELDKVKVVHYCAAGSKPWRYTGQEVNMDREDIKILVSKWWNIYNDESLDFKAEDPTPEGETFSRPLIKATMPEPAISFIPAPSAA; this comes from the exons ATGGCCCCAGAAGTCCCTGTCGGCACCTTTGCTGGCAATGCCAAGGTTGCGACGCTTAACGCCGGCTACTCCAAGCGGGCCTACGTGACATTCCTTGCCGGCACCGGCGACTACGTTAAAGGGGTTGTTGGATTGGCAAAGGGGCTGCGCAAGGTGAAGAGCGCGTACCCGCTGGTAGTCGCCATCCTTCCCGATGTGCCCGAGGACCACCGCCAGATCCTACGGTCCCAGGGCTGCATCGTGCGAGAGATCCAGCCAATCTACCCACCTGAAAACCAAATCCAATTCGCCATGGCTTACTATGTCATCAACTACTCTAAGCTGCGTATTTGGGAT TTTGAGGAGTACAGCAAGATGATGTATCTGGATGCTGATATTCAAGTGTTTGAGAACATCGACCATCTGTTCGACGCGGCAGACGGGTACTTCTACGCTGTAATGGACTGCTTCTGTGAGAAGACATGGAGCCACTCGCGCCAGTACTCGATCGGCTACTGCCAGCAGTGCCCAGACAAGGTGACATGGCCCACCGAGATGGGCGTTCCTCCTCCTCTTTACTTCAATGCAGGGATGTTTGTATTCGAGCCGAGCCGTTTAACTTACGACAGTCTCCTTGAGACTCTAAAGATCACTCCTCCAACACCCTTTGCCGAGCAG gaTTTCTTGAACATGTTCTTCCAACACATGTACAAGCCCATTCCTCTGATATACAACCTGGTGTTGGCCATGCTCTGGCGCCACCCTGAGAACGTTGAGCTTGACAAAGTAAAGGTGGTCCACTACTGTGCTGCT GGGTCTAAGCCATGGAGGTATACAGGACAAGAAGTGAACATGGACAGGGAGGACATCAAGATTCTAGTGTCTAAATGGTGGAACATTTACAACGATGAATCGCTAGATTTCAAGGCTGAGGACCCCACACCGGAGGGCGAGACCTTCTCAAGGCCGTTGATCAAGGCAACCATGCCGGAACCAGCCATCTCCTTCATTCCTGCACCCTCAGCTGCTTAA
- the LOC131235195 gene encoding type 2 DNA topoisomerase 6 subunit B-like isoform X5 — MAWILHLSAMLVHVVACAFANMYTCVGLSKDGVLFITTTSICDKEVYHYRLNLKETVAKKKLARLPSTPKKDGKFSGTEVSFSTHESIPDFVAWITRLCREIVIIKVPFLDFLQKVVVELVVEHMNNSGSRCEQLLQANEGIILPSSMPNIERLTSGLEDFVLRHGNALDKECQGCFLSREHLKVGSGVADGGDSVKSTGQIMEVVIVITEVPKSLNPPCLTACGKSTEVLFFQDFSPCSIPQSSLTALASIDWQNYGLALRTHFVDGDGHAVLQWEELPPFAHIDIALHSYHIKPPQTQQRNHEYKNLVKKAVKLALDDLKAKYPGILLSPNALKIRRYAPDLSRAIAGLISSSNDLEFRAECVSLLGLDPLGTIEQGKIESCITEKIGEIIAMNDCKPNRGRGHGPLLFREDGVHTEDYQDEGDEECEDINILDL; from the exons atggcttggatattgcacctatcTGCCATGCTGGTACATGTAGTGGCATGCGCATTTGCTAACATGTACACGTGTGTGGGGCTTAGCAAAG ATGGAGTGCTTTTCATCACAACCACAA GCATATGTGACAAAGAAGTATATCATTACCGCTTAAATTTGAAAGAAACCGTTGCTAAGAAAAAGCTGGCAAGGTTGCCTTCAACACCCAAGAAGGATGGGAAGTTCAG TGGCACTGAAGTATCGTTTTCGACTCATGAAAGCATCCCTGACTTTGTGGCATGGATCACTCGCTTATGCCGAGAG ATAGTCATCATAAAAGTTCCG TTCTTGGACTTCCTCCAGAAAGTTGTGGTTGAGTTGGTAGTTGAACATATGAACAATTCTGGATCAAGATGCGAACAGCTTCTTCAGGCAAACGAGGGAATTATTCTACCTTCTTCGATGCCAAATATTGAACGTCTAACTTCGGGCCTTGAAGATTTTGTTCTTAGGCATGGAAATGCCCTCGATAAAGAGTGTCAGGGTTGCTTCTTAAGTAG AGAACATTTAAAGGTTGGAAGTGGAGTGGCAGATGGTGGGGATAGTGTCAAAAGTACAGGACAGATTATGGAAGTTGTGATTGTAATAACAGAAGTACCCAAATCATTGAATCCTCCATGCTTGACGGCATGCGGTAAATCAACAGAG GTTCTATTTTTTCAAGACTTTTCACCTTGTTCGATCCCGCAGTCATCTTTGACCGCATTGGCAAGCATTGACTGGCAAAACTATGGCTTGGCATTGAGAACCCATTTTGTGGATGGAGATGGCCATGCAGTGCTACAGTGGGAGGAATTGCCACCATTTGCCCATATTGACATTGCCCTGCACAGTTACCATATAAA GCCACCACAAACACAACAAAGAAATCATGAATACAAAAACCTTGTAAAGAAAGCTGTTAAGCTTGCATTGGATGATTTGAAGGCAAAGTACCCAGGAATTCTTCTCAGCCCAAATGCTCTCAAG ATTCGGAGATATGCTCCTGATCTTTCAAGAGCAATCGCTGGGCTAATATCATCGTCCAATGATTTGGAGTTCCGAGCAGAATGTGTCTCTCTTCTTGGGTTGGACCCTCTAGGCACCATCGAACAAGGGAAAATTGAATCTTGTATCACGGAAAAGATTGGTGAGATCATTGCGATGAATGATTGTAAGCCGAATAGAGGTAGGGGTCATGGGCCTCTTCTTTTCAGAGAGGATGGGGTCCACACAGAAGACTACCAAGACGAAGGAGATGAGGAATGTGAAGATATTAATATTTTGGATCTATAA
- the LOC131235195 gene encoding type 2 DNA topoisomerase 6 subunit B-like isoform X2, with translation MEISSTRKLCRSLIACAIRRCRISENPCRLSVLLKISPDSDPPLARIAISDTGVGSSLAEFQDVEHGRKQISVENWDGVLFITTTSICDKEVYHYRLNLKETVAKKKLARLPSTPKKDGKFSGTEVSFSTHESIPDFVAWITRLCREIVIIKVPKVVVELVVEHMNNSGSRCEQLLQANEGIILPSSMPNIERLTSGLEDFVLRHGNALDKECQGCFLSREHLKVGSGVADGGDSVKSTGQIMEVVIVITEVPKSLNPPCLTACGKSTEVLFFQDFSPCSIPQSSLTALASIDWQNYGLALRTHFVDGDGHAVLQWEELPPFAHIDIALHSYHIKPPQTQQRNHEYKNLVKKAVKLALDDLKAKYPGILLSPNALKIRRYAPDLSRAIAGLISSSNDLEFRAECVSLLGLDPLGTIEQGKIESCITEKIGEIIAMNDCKPNRGRGHGPLLFREDGVHTEDYQDEGDEECEDINILDL, from the exons atGGAAATTTCTTCCACTCGAAAGCTCTGTCGAAGT CTAATCGCTTGTGCAATTCGAAGATGCCGGATCTCGGAAAATCCCTGCAGATTATCCGTTCTTCTAAAGATCTCTCCCGATTCCGATCCCCCGCTCGCTCGAATCGCAA TTTCAGATACGGGCGTTGGAAGCAGCTTGGCGGAGTTCCAAGACGTTGAGCATGGAAGGAAACAGATTTCTGTCGAAAATTGGG ATGGAGTGCTTTTCATCACAACCACAA GCATATGTGACAAAGAAGTATATCATTACCGCTTAAATTTGAAAGAAACCGTTGCTAAGAAAAAGCTGGCAAGGTTGCCTTCAACACCCAAGAAGGATGGGAAGTTCAG TGGCACTGAAGTATCGTTTTCGACTCATGAAAGCATCCCTGACTTTGTGGCATGGATCACTCGCTTATGCCGAGAG ATAGTCATCATAAAAGTTCCG AAAGTTGTGGTTGAGTTGGTAGTTGAACATATGAACAATTCTGGATCAAGATGCGAACAGCTTCTTCAGGCAAACGAGGGAATTATTCTACCTTCTTCGATGCCAAATATTGAACGTCTAACTTCGGGCCTTGAAGATTTTGTTCTTAGGCATGGAAATGCCCTCGATAAAGAGTGTCAGGGTTGCTTCTTAAGTAG AGAACATTTAAAGGTTGGAAGTGGAGTGGCAGATGGTGGGGATAGTGTCAAAAGTACAGGACAGATTATGGAAGTTGTGATTGTAATAACAGAAGTACCCAAATCATTGAATCCTCCATGCTTGACGGCATGCGGTAAATCAACAGAG GTTCTATTTTTTCAAGACTTTTCACCTTGTTCGATCCCGCAGTCATCTTTGACCGCATTGGCAAGCATTGACTGGCAAAACTATGGCTTGGCATTGAGAACCCATTTTGTGGATGGAGATGGCCATGCAGTGCTACAGTGGGAGGAATTGCCACCATTTGCCCATATTGACATTGCCCTGCACAGTTACCATATAAA GCCACCACAAACACAACAAAGAAATCATGAATACAAAAACCTTGTAAAGAAAGCTGTTAAGCTTGCATTGGATGATTTGAAGGCAAAGTACCCAGGAATTCTTCTCAGCCCAAATGCTCTCAAG ATTCGGAGATATGCTCCTGATCTTTCAAGAGCAATCGCTGGGCTAATATCATCGTCCAATGATTTGGAGTTCCGAGCAGAATGTGTCTCTCTTCTTGGGTTGGACCCTCTAGGCACCATCGAACAAGGGAAAATTGAATCTTGTATCACGGAAAAGATTGGTGAGATCATTGCGATGAATGATTGTAAGCCGAATAGAGGTAGGGGTCATGGGCCTCTTCTTTTCAGAGAGGATGGGGTCCACACAGAAGACTACCAAGACGAAGGAGATGAGGAATGTGAAGATATTAATATTTTGGATCTATAA
- the LOC131235195 gene encoding type 2 DNA topoisomerase 6 subunit B-like isoform X4: protein MEISSTRKLCRSLIACAIRRCRISENPCRLSVLLKISPDSDPPLARIANGVLFITTTSICDKEVYHYRLNLKETVAKKKLARLPSTPKKDGKFSGTEVSFSTHESIPDFVAWITRLCREIVIIKVPFLDFLQKVVVELVVEHMNNSGSRCEQLLQANEGIILPSSMPNIERLTSGLEDFVLRHGNALDKECQGCFLSREHLKVGSGVADGGDSVKSTGQIMEVVIVITEVPKSLNPPCLTACGKSTEVLFFQDFSPCSIPQSSLTALASIDWQNYGLALRTHFVDGDGHAVLQWEELPPFAHIDIALHSYHIKPPQTQQRNHEYKNLVKKAVKLALDDLKAKYPGILLSPNALKIRRYAPDLSRAIAGLISSSNDLEFRAECVSLLGLDPLGTIEQGKIESCITEKIGEIIAMNDCKPNRGRGHGPLLFREDGVHTEDYQDEGDEECEDINILDL, encoded by the exons atGGAAATTTCTTCCACTCGAAAGCTCTGTCGAAGT CTAATCGCTTGTGCAATTCGAAGATGCCGGATCTCGGAAAATCCCTGCAGATTATCCGTTCTTCTAAAGATCTCTCCCGATTCCGATCCCCCGCTCGCTCGAATCGCAA ATGGAGTGCTTTTCATCACAACCACAA GCATATGTGACAAAGAAGTATATCATTACCGCTTAAATTTGAAAGAAACCGTTGCTAAGAAAAAGCTGGCAAGGTTGCCTTCAACACCCAAGAAGGATGGGAAGTTCAG TGGCACTGAAGTATCGTTTTCGACTCATGAAAGCATCCCTGACTTTGTGGCATGGATCACTCGCTTATGCCGAGAG ATAGTCATCATAAAAGTTCCG TTCTTGGACTTCCTCCAGAAAGTTGTGGTTGAGTTGGTAGTTGAACATATGAACAATTCTGGATCAAGATGCGAACAGCTTCTTCAGGCAAACGAGGGAATTATTCTACCTTCTTCGATGCCAAATATTGAACGTCTAACTTCGGGCCTTGAAGATTTTGTTCTTAGGCATGGAAATGCCCTCGATAAAGAGTGTCAGGGTTGCTTCTTAAGTAG AGAACATTTAAAGGTTGGAAGTGGAGTGGCAGATGGTGGGGATAGTGTCAAAAGTACAGGACAGATTATGGAAGTTGTGATTGTAATAACAGAAGTACCCAAATCATTGAATCCTCCATGCTTGACGGCATGCGGTAAATCAACAGAG GTTCTATTTTTTCAAGACTTTTCACCTTGTTCGATCCCGCAGTCATCTTTGACCGCATTGGCAAGCATTGACTGGCAAAACTATGGCTTGGCATTGAGAACCCATTTTGTGGATGGAGATGGCCATGCAGTGCTACAGTGGGAGGAATTGCCACCATTTGCCCATATTGACATTGCCCTGCACAGTTACCATATAAA GCCACCACAAACACAACAAAGAAATCATGAATACAAAAACCTTGTAAAGAAAGCTGTTAAGCTTGCATTGGATGATTTGAAGGCAAAGTACCCAGGAATTCTTCTCAGCCCAAATGCTCTCAAG ATTCGGAGATATGCTCCTGATCTTTCAAGAGCAATCGCTGGGCTAATATCATCGTCCAATGATTTGGAGTTCCGAGCAGAATGTGTCTCTCTTCTTGGGTTGGACCCTCTAGGCACCATCGAACAAGGGAAAATTGAATCTTGTATCACGGAAAAGATTGGTGAGATCATTGCGATGAATGATTGTAAGCCGAATAGAGGTAGGGGTCATGGGCCTCTTCTTTTCAGAGAGGATGGGGTCCACACAGAAGACTACCAAGACGAAGGAGATGAGGAATGTGAAGATATTAATATTTTGGATCTATAA
- the LOC131235195 gene encoding type 2 DNA topoisomerase 6 subunit B-like isoform X6 gives MEISSTRKLCRSLIACAIRRCRISENPCRLSVLLKISPDSDPPLARIAISDTGVGSSLAEFQDVEHGRKQISVENWDGVLFITTTSICDKEVYHYRLNLKETVAKKKLARLPSTPKKDGKFSGTEVSFSTHESIPDFVAWITRLCREIVIIKVPFLDFLQKVVVELVVEHMNNSGSRCEQLLQANEGIILPSSMPNIERLTSGLEDFVLRHGNALDKECQGCFLSREHLKVGSGVADGGDSVKSTGQIMEVVIVITEVPKSLNPPCLTACGKSTEIRRYAPDLSRAIAGLISSSNDLEFRAECVSLLGLDPLGTIEQGKIESCITEKIGEIIAMNDCKPNRGRGHGPLLFREDGVHTEDYQDEGDEECEDINILDL, from the exons atGGAAATTTCTTCCACTCGAAAGCTCTGTCGAAGT CTAATCGCTTGTGCAATTCGAAGATGCCGGATCTCGGAAAATCCCTGCAGATTATCCGTTCTTCTAAAGATCTCTCCCGATTCCGATCCCCCGCTCGCTCGAATCGCAA TTTCAGATACGGGCGTTGGAAGCAGCTTGGCGGAGTTCCAAGACGTTGAGCATGGAAGGAAACAGATTTCTGTCGAAAATTGGG ATGGAGTGCTTTTCATCACAACCACAA GCATATGTGACAAAGAAGTATATCATTACCGCTTAAATTTGAAAGAAACCGTTGCTAAGAAAAAGCTGGCAAGGTTGCCTTCAACACCCAAGAAGGATGGGAAGTTCAG TGGCACTGAAGTATCGTTTTCGACTCATGAAAGCATCCCTGACTTTGTGGCATGGATCACTCGCTTATGCCGAGAG ATAGTCATCATAAAAGTTCCG TTCTTGGACTTCCTCCAGAAAGTTGTGGTTGAGTTGGTAGTTGAACATATGAACAATTCTGGATCAAGATGCGAACAGCTTCTTCAGGCAAACGAGGGAATTATTCTACCTTCTTCGATGCCAAATATTGAACGTCTAACTTCGGGCCTTGAAGATTTTGTTCTTAGGCATGGAAATGCCCTCGATAAAGAGTGTCAGGGTTGCTTCTTAAGTAG AGAACATTTAAAGGTTGGAAGTGGAGTGGCAGATGGTGGGGATAGTGTCAAAAGTACAGGACAGATTATGGAAGTTGTGATTGTAATAACAGAAGTACCCAAATCATTGAATCCTCCATGCTTGACGGCATGCGGTAAATCAACAGAG ATTCGGAGATATGCTCCTGATCTTTCAAGAGCAATCGCTGGGCTAATATCATCGTCCAATGATTTGGAGTTCCGAGCAGAATGTGTCTCTCTTCTTGGGTTGGACCCTCTAGGCACCATCGAACAAGGGAAAATTGAATCTTGTATCACGGAAAAGATTGGTGAGATCATTGCGATGAATGATTGTAAGCCGAATAGAGGTAGGGGTCATGGGCCTCTTCTTTTCAGAGAGGATGGGGTCCACACAGAAGACTACCAAGACGAAGGAGATGAGGAATGTGAAGATATTAATATTTTGGATCTATAA
- the LOC131235195 gene encoding type 2 DNA topoisomerase 6 subunit B-like isoform X1: protein MEISSTRKLCRSLIACAIRRCRISENPCRLSVLLKISPDSDPPLARIAISDTGVGSSLAEFQDVEHGRKQISVENWDGVLFITTTSICDKEVYHYRLNLKETVAKKKLARLPSTPKKDGKFSGTEVSFSTHESIPDFVAWITRLCREIVIIKVPFLDFLQKVVVELVVEHMNNSGSRCEQLLQANEGIILPSSMPNIERLTSGLEDFVLRHGNALDKECQGCFLSREHLKVGSGVADGGDSVKSTGQIMEVVIVITEVPKSLNPPCLTACGKSTEVLFFQDFSPCSIPQSSLTALASIDWQNYGLALRTHFVDGDGHAVLQWEELPPFAHIDIALHSYHIKPPQTQQRNHEYKNLVKKAVKLALDDLKAKYPGILLSPNALKIRRYAPDLSRAIAGLISSSNDLEFRAECVSLLGLDPLGTIEQGKIESCITEKIGEIIAMNDCKPNRGRGHGPLLFREDGVHTEDYQDEGDEECEDINILDL from the exons atGGAAATTTCTTCCACTCGAAAGCTCTGTCGAAGT CTAATCGCTTGTGCAATTCGAAGATGCCGGATCTCGGAAAATCCCTGCAGATTATCCGTTCTTCTAAAGATCTCTCCCGATTCCGATCCCCCGCTCGCTCGAATCGCAA TTTCAGATACGGGCGTTGGAAGCAGCTTGGCGGAGTTCCAAGACGTTGAGCATGGAAGGAAACAGATTTCTGTCGAAAATTGGG ATGGAGTGCTTTTCATCACAACCACAA GCATATGTGACAAAGAAGTATATCATTACCGCTTAAATTTGAAAGAAACCGTTGCTAAGAAAAAGCTGGCAAGGTTGCCTTCAACACCCAAGAAGGATGGGAAGTTCAG TGGCACTGAAGTATCGTTTTCGACTCATGAAAGCATCCCTGACTTTGTGGCATGGATCACTCGCTTATGCCGAGAG ATAGTCATCATAAAAGTTCCG TTCTTGGACTTCCTCCAGAAAGTTGTGGTTGAGTTGGTAGTTGAACATATGAACAATTCTGGATCAAGATGCGAACAGCTTCTTCAGGCAAACGAGGGAATTATTCTACCTTCTTCGATGCCAAATATTGAACGTCTAACTTCGGGCCTTGAAGATTTTGTTCTTAGGCATGGAAATGCCCTCGATAAAGAGTGTCAGGGTTGCTTCTTAAGTAG AGAACATTTAAAGGTTGGAAGTGGAGTGGCAGATGGTGGGGATAGTGTCAAAAGTACAGGACAGATTATGGAAGTTGTGATTGTAATAACAGAAGTACCCAAATCATTGAATCCTCCATGCTTGACGGCATGCGGTAAATCAACAGAG GTTCTATTTTTTCAAGACTTTTCACCTTGTTCGATCCCGCAGTCATCTTTGACCGCATTGGCAAGCATTGACTGGCAAAACTATGGCTTGGCATTGAGAACCCATTTTGTGGATGGAGATGGCCATGCAGTGCTACAGTGGGAGGAATTGCCACCATTTGCCCATATTGACATTGCCCTGCACAGTTACCATATAAA GCCACCACAAACACAACAAAGAAATCATGAATACAAAAACCTTGTAAAGAAAGCTGTTAAGCTTGCATTGGATGATTTGAAGGCAAAGTACCCAGGAATTCTTCTCAGCCCAAATGCTCTCAAG ATTCGGAGATATGCTCCTGATCTTTCAAGAGCAATCGCTGGGCTAATATCATCGTCCAATGATTTGGAGTTCCGAGCAGAATGTGTCTCTCTTCTTGGGTTGGACCCTCTAGGCACCATCGAACAAGGGAAAATTGAATCTTGTATCACGGAAAAGATTGGTGAGATCATTGCGATGAATGATTGTAAGCCGAATAGAGGTAGGGGTCATGGGCCTCTTCTTTTCAGAGAGGATGGGGTCCACACAGAAGACTACCAAGACGAAGGAGATGAGGAATGTGAAGATATTAATATTTTGGATCTATAA
- the LOC131235195 gene encoding type 2 DNA topoisomerase 6 subunit B-like isoform X3: MCACVSYAILWRRYFSDPRADRNRSKITKMPLLSVSDTGVGSSLAEFQDVEHGRKQISVENWDGVLFITTTSICDKEVYHYRLNLKETVAKKKLARLPSTPKKDGKFSGTEVSFSTHESIPDFVAWITRLCREIVIIKVPFLDFLQKVVVELVVEHMNNSGSRCEQLLQANEGIILPSSMPNIERLTSGLEDFVLRHGNALDKECQGCFLSREHLKVGSGVADGGDSVKSTGQIMEVVIVITEVPKSLNPPCLTACGKSTEVLFFQDFSPCSIPQSSLTALASIDWQNYGLALRTHFVDGDGHAVLQWEELPPFAHIDIALHSYHIKPPQTQQRNHEYKNLVKKAVKLALDDLKAKYPGILLSPNALKIRRYAPDLSRAIAGLISSSNDLEFRAECVSLLGLDPLGTIEQGKIESCITEKIGEIIAMNDCKPNRGRGHGPLLFREDGVHTEDYQDEGDEECEDINILDL; encoded by the exons ATGTGCGCATGCGTATCATATGCTATACTCTGGCGGAGATACTTTTCAGATCCTAGAGCGGACAGAAATCGGAGTAAaattacgaaaatgcccctgTTATCAGTTTCAGATACGGGCGTTGGAAGCAGCTTGGCGGAGTTCCAAGACGTTGAGCATGGAAGGAAACAGATTTCTGTCGAAAATTGGG ATGGAGTGCTTTTCATCACAACCACAA GCATATGTGACAAAGAAGTATATCATTACCGCTTAAATTTGAAAGAAACCGTTGCTAAGAAAAAGCTGGCAAGGTTGCCTTCAACACCCAAGAAGGATGGGAAGTTCAG TGGCACTGAAGTATCGTTTTCGACTCATGAAAGCATCCCTGACTTTGTGGCATGGATCACTCGCTTATGCCGAGAG ATAGTCATCATAAAAGTTCCG TTCTTGGACTTCCTCCAGAAAGTTGTGGTTGAGTTGGTAGTTGAACATATGAACAATTCTGGATCAAGATGCGAACAGCTTCTTCAGGCAAACGAGGGAATTATTCTACCTTCTTCGATGCCAAATATTGAACGTCTAACTTCGGGCCTTGAAGATTTTGTTCTTAGGCATGGAAATGCCCTCGATAAAGAGTGTCAGGGTTGCTTCTTAAGTAG AGAACATTTAAAGGTTGGAAGTGGAGTGGCAGATGGTGGGGATAGTGTCAAAAGTACAGGACAGATTATGGAAGTTGTGATTGTAATAACAGAAGTACCCAAATCATTGAATCCTCCATGCTTGACGGCATGCGGTAAATCAACAGAG GTTCTATTTTTTCAAGACTTTTCACCTTGTTCGATCCCGCAGTCATCTTTGACCGCATTGGCAAGCATTGACTGGCAAAACTATGGCTTGGCATTGAGAACCCATTTTGTGGATGGAGATGGCCATGCAGTGCTACAGTGGGAGGAATTGCCACCATTTGCCCATATTGACATTGCCCTGCACAGTTACCATATAAA GCCACCACAAACACAACAAAGAAATCATGAATACAAAAACCTTGTAAAGAAAGCTGTTAAGCTTGCATTGGATGATTTGAAGGCAAAGTACCCAGGAATTCTTCTCAGCCCAAATGCTCTCAAG ATTCGGAGATATGCTCCTGATCTTTCAAGAGCAATCGCTGGGCTAATATCATCGTCCAATGATTTGGAGTTCCGAGCAGAATGTGTCTCTCTTCTTGGGTTGGACCCTCTAGGCACCATCGAACAAGGGAAAATTGAATCTTGTATCACGGAAAAGATTGGTGAGATCATTGCGATGAATGATTGTAAGCCGAATAGAGGTAGGGGTCATGGGCCTCTTCTTTTCAGAGAGGATGGGGTCCACACAGAAGACTACCAAGACGAAGGAGATGAGGAATGTGAAGATATTAATATTTTGGATCTATAA